The following are from one region of the Cervus canadensis isolate Bull #8, Minnesota chromosome 21, ASM1932006v1, whole genome shotgun sequence genome:
- the FAM118A gene encoding protein FAM118A, producing MDSVEKTTNRSEQKSRKFLKSLIRKQPQELLLVIGTGVSAAVAPGIPALCSWRSCIEAVIEAAEQLEVLHPGDVAEFRRKLTKDGDLLVVAHDLIRKMSPRTGDSKPNFFQDCLMEVFDDLERHIQNPLVLQSILSLMERGTMVLTTNYDNLLEIFGQQQSKPMESLDLKDKTKVLQWARGNIRFGVLHIHGLYTDPCGMVLDPSGYKDVTQDPEVMEVLQNLYRTKSFLFVGCGETLRDQIFQALFLYSVPDKVDLEHYMVVLKESEDHFFKQQADMLLHGIKVVSYGDCFDHFPGYVQDLAAQICRQRSPDADRVDSTTLLGNACQDCAKRKLEENGIEVSKKLRQSDTDDAGGS from the exons ATGGATTCAGTGGAAAAGACGACAAATAGAAGTGAACAAAAATCAAG aaagtttttaaaaagcctcaTCCGGAAACAGCCCCAGGAGCTGCTCCTGGTCATTGGGACGGGCGTCAGCGCAGCGGTGGCCCCGGGGATCCCCGCCCTGTGCTCCTGGAGGAGCTGCATCGAGGCCGTGATCGAGGCTGCGGAGCAGCTGGAGGTGCTGCATCCTGGGGACGTGGCCGAGTTCCGCAGAAAGCTGACCAAGGACGGGGACCTGCTGGTGGTCGCCCATGACCTCATCCGGAAGATGTCCCCG CGCACGGGCGACAGCAAGCCCAACTTCTTCCAGGACTGCCTGATGGAGGTCTTCGACGACCTGGAGCGGCACATCCAGAACCcgctggtgctgcagtccatcctGAGCCTGATGGAGCGGGGTACCATGGTCCTCACCACCAACTATGACAACCTGCTGGAGATCTTCGGGCAGCAGCAGAGCAAGCCCATGGAGTCGCTGGACCTGAAGGACAAGACCAAg GTCCTTCAGTGGGCGCGGGGGAACATCAGGTTCGGAGTTCTTCACATTCACGGCTTGTACACCGACCCGTGCGGGATGGTGTTGGACCCTTCGGGATATAAAGACGTCACTCAAGACCCGGAGGTCATG GAGGTTCTCCAGAACCTGTACCGCACCAAGTCCTTCCTGTTCGTGGGCTGCGGGGAGACGCTGCGCGACCAGATCTTCCAGGCCCTCTTCCTCTACTCCGTGCCCGACAAGGTGGACCTGGAGCACTACATGGTGGTCCTCAAGGAGAGCGAGGACCACTTCTTCAAGCAGCAGGCAGACATGCTGCTGCACGGCATCAAGGTCGTGTCCTACGGGGACTGCTTCGACCACTTCCCCGGGTACGTGCAAGACCTCGCCGCTCAGATCTGCAGGCAGCGGAGTCCAG aTGCCGATCGAGTGGACAGTACCACGTTGTTGG GGAATGCATGCCAGGACTGTGCAAAGAGGAAGTTAGAAGAAAATGGAATTGAAGTTTCAAAGAAACTCAGACAGTCAGATACAG ATGACGCTGGAGGGTCTTGA